Genomic DNA from Halobaculum sp. CBA1158:
CGCGACCCGGCCGGTCGACGTAGTGGCCCTGCTCGAACACCATCTCCTCGGGCGTGTCGTCGGCGTCGGCCGGGCCGGCGGGCGTGCCGGGGGCGTCGCTGGCGTCGCCGCCGCTGAAGGCCGCGAAGTGATCGAGGTACGCCCCGCAGGCACCGCTGGCCGTGCCCGTCACGGGGTCCTCGTCGATGCCGCTACCGGGGACGAAACACCGGCCGTGGAGCGTCGCGTCCGCCCCGAGCGCGTCGAAGGTGAACGCGTACACGCCGGCGGCGTCGTGCTCCTCGGCGAGGCTCTCGACGGCGTCGAAGTCGGGGGCCATGTCGCCGAGGTGTTCGAGGAAGTTCACCGGGACGACGAGGAACGGCAGGCCCGAGGAGGCGTACGCGACCGGGAGGTCCGCGCCGATGTCGCGGAAGGCGGCGCTGTCGACGCCGAGCACGTCGCCGAGGCGGTCGTAGTCGACGGCCACCTCGTACACCGTCGGGGCGTTCTGCGTCATCCACACGCGCCCCTCGTCGGTCACCGTTATCTCGATGACGCCCACGTTCGTCTCCAGGGTGTGCGTGCCGGCGTCAATGACGCCCGTCTCGAACAGGCGGGCGTGGGCGGCGACGGTCGCGTGCCCGCAGAGGTCGACCTCTGTGGTCGGGGAGAAGTAGCGCACCCGGCGCTCGGCGGCCTCCGAGGGGCGGAGAAACGCCGTCTCGCTGACGGCGAACTCGCGGGCGATCGCCTGCATCTGCTCGGCGTCGAGTCCGGACGCGTCGGCGACGACGCCGGCGGCGTTGCCGGCCGTCGGTTCGGTCGTGAACGCGTCGACGAGGGCGGCATCCCGGCGGTCGACGCCGTCGGCGTCGCCGGCCGCGGACGCGTCGTCGGCGTCGGCGTCGGAGTTGGAGTCGGAGTCCGTCATGTCCGTCCGTCGGGTCGGCCGCGACAAAACATCACGTGGTCCCCGAACGCCACGCCCGTCTCACCCGTCCCCGTCGGAGGCACCGTCCGGACCCGCCCCCGTCGCCCCGCCCGCATCGCGGTGGACCGCGTCGCCGGCCTCCGGACGCACCGGACCGGCGGCGACCACGTCGCTTCCGAGCCGATCGTACACCTCCTCCGAGGGGAGCCACGAGTCGCGGCCGTACAACTCGGCCGCGCGCTCGGCGGACGTCGAGTGGACTACCGCGCCCAGGCCGACGTGGGCGATGCCCCCGGCGCACATCGGACACGGCTCCGTGCTGGTGTACATCACGAGGTCCGCGCGCTGAGCCGGCGAGAACTCCCGACCCGCGCGGGACGCGAGGGTGAGTTCGGGGTGCCGGCGCACGTCGTCCTCGGTGACGACGGCGTTGCGCTCGCGCATCGCGACCTCGTCGTCCGAGGCGCGCACGAGCACGGAGCCGTACGGGTCGTCGCCGCGGTCGGCGGCGCTGCGAGCCAGTTCGATGGCTTCGCGAACGTGGGCTTCGTGGCGCAGGTCGGCGAAGCGGTCCGGGAGCCGGTCGAGCGACGGTGTCATGTGCGAACGAACGGGCGGATCGATGGTGTAGCTGTCGGCGGTTCGGACGAACCCCGACAGGACTAACCGGCCGGTCCGATACCGTCGATTATGACCGAGATACACGAGGACCAGCGGGTGGCCGTGTTGGCCGACTCGCAGAACCTGTATCACTCCGCACAGAGCGTCTACTCGCGCAACGTCGACTACTCGAAGATGTTGGAGAAGGCCGTGATGGGCCGTCAGCTCACCCGCGCGATCGCGTACGTCATCCGCGCGGACTCCCCCGACGAGGAGACGTTCTTCGAGGCGCTGCGCGACATCGGCTTCGAGACGAAGATCAAGGAGATCAAGACGTTCGGCGACGGCTCGAAGAAGGCCGACTGGGACGTGGGGATCAGCCTCGACGCCGTGACGCTCGCCGACCACGTCGACACGGTCGTGCTGTGCACCGGGGACGCCGACTTCTCGCGGCTCTGCTCGCACCTGCGCCACGAGGGCGTGCGCGTCGAGGTCGTCGCCTTCGAGGAGTCTGCCGCGGCGGACCTCAAGGCGGCGGCCGACTCCTTCATCGACATGAGCGAGCGCGAGGACACGTTCCTGCTATGAGCGGCGACGCGACCCTCGCGGACCTCAGGGTCGTCGCCGACTACCAGTTCGGGGCAGGCGCGGGCGAGGCGCTGTTCCCGGCCGACGAGGACGTGACCGTCCGCCGGTCGACCAGCGGCCGCCCGCGCCAGGTCACCTGCGAGGCCGGACGGATCGTCTCCTACGGGACGGACGGCCGGTTCACCCTCGGCGTCGAGGGGGGACGCCGGCTCCGGGCGTCGCTCCCCCACCCGGAGTACAGCGTCGTCGTCGGCGACGAGTCCGCGCCGTTCGTGCGCGACGGGAAGAACGTGTTCGCGAAGTTCGTCCGGGAGGTGGGCGAGTCGGTCCGCCCGCGCGACGAGGTGGTCGTGGTCCACGACGACGGGACGGTGCTCGCGGTCGGTCGCGCGGAGCTCGCGGCCGCGGAGATGCGCGACTTCTCGACGGGAATGGCTGTGAAGGTCCGGTCCGGCGTCGACCCCGAGTGACAGCGACCCTGCCGATCACAGCACCGCGAGCGCGAGGAGCCACCCCGCGAGCGCGCCGCCGTTCACGAACGGGAGGCCGGCGTGGACGCCGCGGCGGCTGTGGACGAACGCCTGCAGGGCCGCCACCCCGACTAGCGACCCGAGGAGCGCGGCGACCGTCCGGCCCCCGACGCCCCCCTCGGCGACCGCGAGACTGGCGGTCAGCATGGCGGGGAACAGCGCGTCGCCTGCGCCCAGCACGGTCGCCGCCGGCGACCCGGTCGCGTCGGCGTCGCCGACCGTGAGCGCGCGGTCGTCGTAGCCGTCGTCGGTGGGGACGACGAACATCGAGGGGACGCGGAGGTCGGCGCTCGCGCTCGCCATGTCGAGCATGTGGCCGGAGCCGTACACCGCGTAGGCGTCGTAGGCGGTCGCGACGACGAGCGCGACCGCGGCGTACGCCGGGTCGAGGCTCGCGCCGAACAGTCCGGCCGCGCCGGCGACGCCGACCACCGCGACGCCGTTTCGCACGGCGGGCCGGGGGACGCGCCACGCGAGGAGTCCGCCGGCGACGGCGAGCGCCGCGCCCGAGACGGGGCCCAGCAGCGCTGCGGTCGCGAACCACATCGCCGCCGAGAGCGACACGAGCATCACCACGCGGACGACCCACCGGGCCGTGCCGTAGCGGACGACCGCCAGCGACAGGAGGGTTCCGACCACGAGTCCCGCCACCAGCGGGACGAGCGCGTCGCCGCCGTCGCCGTAGCTGACGCCGGTGCCGGCGAGGCGCGGCGCGACCACGACCGCGAGCGCCTGGACCGCGAGGAACAGCGCGCCGACGCCGAGCGCGCCGCGAACCCGGGGGGTGACGCGTCGGCTCACAGGTACGCAGCGACGCCCAGCGCCTCCGCGAGCGGCACGCCAGCCGCGAGCGACCCGAGGAGGTAGCCCCCGATCGCGCCGCCGTTGAGCAGCGGGAGCCCGGCGTGCGGGTTCCCCTTCAGCACCATCCGCAGGAGGACCCCCAGCCCGAGGAAGGTGCCGACGATCGAGAGCAGGGACGGCAGCCCCATCGCGGGGACGACGGGGAGACCGAACGCCGGCGCGGGCGACCAGAACGCCGCCGAGGCGGCCATCACCGCCGGCATCACAGCGTCGCCGAGGCCGATGAAGAACACCTCGCGGTCGGCCTCGTCGGTGCCCTCGGTCGCGCCCTCGGTCGACCCCTCCGCGAGCAGCGAGTAGGACCACTCCAGCGGGATGACGAGCACGACCGGGATGTTGAGGTCGAGCACGCCGTCCGCGAGGTCGAGCATGTGCTCGGTGCCGTACACCGAGATAGCGTCGTACACAGCGAGCACGGAGAGGAGGGCGATCGCCGGGAGGAGTCCGAAGGAGATGCCGAACAGTCCCGCCGCGCCCGCGCCCATCAGCGCTCCCGCGGTGTCGATGACGTACCACTCGGGGTACGCGAGCAGCGCGGCAGAGACGAGGCCGGCGGCGACGAGCGCCGCCGTCCCCGGAAGGAACACCGAGAACACGTACCACGAGAGCGCGCCCGAGGAGGCGACGATGACGAGCCTGACGACCCAGTCGAGGTCGTACTTGAACGCCGCGAGCATCAGCGCCGTGGCGACGAGGATCGCTCCGATGTACAGCCCGGAGTTCGTGGGATCCTGCGGGTCTTCGACGGTCTGGTAACCCGCGGCGTCGAACGTCGGCGCGAGCGACACCGCCCCGACGTGGACGACGAGGAACAACAGGGCCGCGAGGAGGACGCCGCGCGCCGCGCGTGTGTTCATCGACGGCGGCTTAGACCGGCCCGCGTTTGGCGGTTGTGGTTCGGAACGCCCTCGACCGATCCGGGATCTCGGATTCGATATAGCGGTCGAAGATTTATCGAAGCCGTATCGCGATCGACTGCGATACGACCCGAATCGACTGATTTCGACGCTTTCGGCGCTCACGTCCGGTCATTCGCTCGTCTGACGCGGGTTTATACGCGTGGAAGCGCGTCCCCGTGTATGGGAAATCGGGTCGATGACCTCGAAGCGCAAGTCGCCGAGTTGCAGGCCGCGGTCGATGGCCTGACCGAGGAACTGGTCGAAGCCAAAGAGCGGATCTCTCAGTTGGAGCGGTCCAACGCCGTCGAGGCCGACCCCGTCGAGGACCACAACCCCAACGCGGAGTTCGTCCCCAACGAGTCCGCCACCGCCGGGAACGCCAACGGGAGTTCGACGGGCGCGGCCGACGACGGCCGGGTCATGGCCGACGACGAGGACGACGCCCAGAAGGCGGCGCGCGGTGCCGACGGCGACGGGGCGGAGGGAGCCGACGACGACGCCGACTCCACCGACGACGACTCCGACGACATCATCGTCGCGTAACGCCGCCAGCGACGCCTCCGGGCGGGGCGTCACGGCTCACGACACACACCACGCCCCCAACCACACGCATGCACATCACCGAACTCGTCCTGGACAACTTCAAGAGCTTCGGGCGGCCGACGCGGATCCCCTTCTACGAGGACTTCACCGTCATCACGGGCCCGAACGGCTCCGGCAAGTCGAACATCATCGACGGGGTGCTGTTCGCGCTCGGCCTCGCCCGGACGCGCGGCATCCGCGCGGAGAAGCTGACCGACCTCATCTACAACCCCGGCTTCGAGGACGACGAAGGGCCCTCCGGGGACCGGGAGGCCAGCGTCGAGGTCGTCCTCGACAACGCCGACGGCACCCTCGACCGCTCGCAGGTGGTGAGCGCCGCCGGCAGCGACGACATCGGCGACCACGAGGAGATCACGATCAAGCGCCGGGTGAAGGAGACCGACGACAACTACTACTCGTACTACTACCTCAACGGGCGCTCGGTCAACCTCTCGGACATTCAGGACCTGCTCGCGCAGGCAGGGATCACGCCCGAGGGCTACAACGTCGTCATGCAGGGCGACGTGACCGACATCATCAACATGACGCCCCACGAGCGCCGGGGGATCATCGACGAGATCGCCGGCGTCGCCGAGTTCGACGCGAAAAAGGAGGACGCCTTCGGCGAACTGGAGACAGTCGAGGAGCGCATCGACGAGGCCGACCTCCGCATCGAGGAGAAGGAGGAACGGCTCGACCAGCTCGCCGACGAGCGCGAGACCGCCCTCCAGTACCAGGACCTCCGCGACGAGAAGCAGGAGTACGAGGGGTACCTCAAGGCCGCCGAGTTGGAGGAGAAGCGCGCCGACCTCGAGGAGACGCGCGAGTCGATGGCGAGCAGGGAGGACGAACTCGAGGAGCTTCGGGCGGAACTCGACGAGCGCCAGGCCCGCGTCGACGACTTCGAGAGCGACCTCGACGAGATCAACCGGGAGATCGAGCGGAAGGGCGAGGACGAACAGATCGCGATCAAATCCGAGATCGAGGAGATCAAAGGCGAGGTCTCTCGGTTGGAGGGGAAGATCGAGAATCAGCGCGAGCGCGTCGAGGAGGCCGAGGGCGAGCGCCGCGAGGCGTTCGTCGCGATCGACAAGAAGGACGAGGAGATCGACGAACTCGAGTCCGACATCCGGGAGACGAAAGTCGAGAAGGCGAACGTGAAGTCGACGCTGACCTCGAAGCGGACCGATCTGGCGGACGTGCAGGCCGAGATCGACAGCGTCGACACGGAGTTCGACGAGCTGAAGGCGGATCTGGCCGAGAAGAAGGAGACGCTCGAGGAGCTGCGGAGCGAGAAGAACGAGCTCCAGCGCGAGAAGGACCGCCTCCTCGACGACGCGCGCCGGCGTTCGAACGAGATCGGCGACACGGAGGAGGAACTCCAGGAGACGCGCGAGGCGATCCCCGACCTGAATGAGCGCGTCTCGAACCTCCACTCGGAGCTGGACAAAGCGGAGAAGAACAAGGTCAACATCGACGGCGTCATCGAGGACTTACGCGGCGAAAAGGAGGAGTACCAGGACGAACTCGAGGAGGTCGACGCGGAGATCCGCGAGATGCAACAGGAGTACTCGAAGCTCGAGGCGCGGGCGGACGACTCCGGTGACACGTCGTGGCCGCGGGCGGTGACCGAGGTGAAGAACGCGCAGTTCTCCGGCGTCCACGGTCCGGTCGGCGAGCTCGCGTCGGTCCCCGGCGAGTACGCGACGGCGTGTGAGACCGCCGCCGGCGGTCGGCTCGCGAACGTCGTCGTCGACGACGACGGCGTCGGCTCCGACTGCATCGACTACCTGAAGCAGCGCAACGCGGGGCGCGCGACGTTCCTACCCATCACGGAGATGGACGAGCGCGGCCTGCCGTCGCTGCCGAACGATCCCGGCGTCGTCGACTTCGCGCGCAACCTCGTCGACTACGACGCGGAGTACGAGGGGATCTTCTCGTACGTGCTCGGGTCGACGCTGGTCGTCGAGGACATGGACACGGCCCGGCACCTGATGGGTAACTACCGGATGGTCACCCTCGACGGCGACCTCGTCGAGAAGTCCGGTGCGATGACCGGCGGCTCCGGCGGCGGCTCCCGCTACTCCTTCTCGAAGTCAGGGAAGGGGAAGCTGGAGCGCGTCGCCGAGGCGATCCACGAACTCGAGGACGAACGCCAGCGGATCAAATCCGAGATCGCCGACGTCGACGACGACCTGGAGGACGCCCGGTCGCGCGCGTCCGACGCCGCCGAGAAGGTCAGGGACATCGAGTCGGACATCGACCGCGTCGAGGAGCAACTCGAGACGAAAGAAGAGCGGGTCGGCGAGCTGGAGGACCGCCTCGAGGAGCTGCGCGAGGAGCGCGAGTCCGTCGACGAGGAGATGACGGCGCTGGACGGCGAGATCGAGGAGGCGGACGAGGAGATCGCGTCGATCGAGGCGGACATCGAGGAGTTGGAAGCCGAGTTGGCCGACTCGAAGATTCCCGAGCTGTCGGCCGAGGCAGACGAGATCCGCGCGGAGATCGACGACCTCGAGGAGCGGATGGACGACCTCGACGGCGAACTGAACCAGCTCCAACTGGAGAAACAGTACGCCGAGGAGGCCGTCGACGACCTCCACGACACCGTCGAGGAGGCGCAGTCGAAGAAGGCCGACGCCGAAGAGCAGATCGACGAGTACGAGGAGCAGATTGCCGAGAAGGAGTCGACGCTGGAGGAGAAACGCGACGCGATAGCCGAGTTGGAGGACGAACTCGCGGACCTCAAGGAGGAGCGCGAGGGCGTCAAGGAGTCGCTCCGAGAGGCGAAGGCCGAGCGCGACGACCAGGAGAACGAGGTCGAGCGCGTCGTCTCGACGCTGGAGTCGCTGCGCGAGACCGCAGAGCGCCTGGAGTGGGAGATCGACTCGCTGGAGGAGCAGGTCGGCAGCTACGACCCCGAGGAGATCCCCGACCACGACACCGTCGAGTCCGAGATCGACCGGCTGCAAGAAGCGATGGAGGAGCTGGAGCCGGTGAACATGCTCGCGATCGACGAGTACGACGACGTGCAGGCGGACCTCGACGACCTCCGGGAGCGCCGCGACGTGCTCGTCGACGAACGCGAGGCCATCGAGGAACGGATCGACCGCTTCGAGTCCCAGAAGCGGGCGACGTTCATGGACGCCTACGAGGCGATCGACGAGCAGTTCACCGAGATATTCCAGCGGCTTTCCGCCGGGACCGGTGAGCTGGTCTTAGAGGACCCCGAAGATCCCTTCGAAGGGGGGTTGACGATGAAGGCCCAACCGGGGGACAAACCGATCCAACGGCTCGACGCGATGTCGGGCGGAGAGAAGTCGCTGACGGCGCTGGCGTTCATCTTCGCCATCCAGCGGCACAACCCCGCGCCGTTCTACGCGCTCGATGAGATCGACGCCTTCCTCGACGCGGTCAACGCCGAGCGCGTCGGCGAGATGGTCCACGACCTCGCGGGCGAGGCCCAGTTCGTCGTGGTCAGCCACCGCTCGGCGCTGCTGGAGCGCTCCGAGCGCGCCATCGGCGTGACGATGCAGTCGGACAACGTCTCGGCCGTGACGGGCATCCAGTTGGGTGAGGACGGCGAGCCGGTGCCGGAGGTGCAGGCGGATGATTGACGCCCCGGGCGACGTGCGCGAACTCGGTCCCGGCGACGGCGGGACCGACGACGACGAGGTCGAGCCGGTCGAACTGCTCGTCAACCTCGCGGAGGAGGGGGAGATCGACCCGTGGGACATCGACGTGGTCGAAGTGACCGACGCGTTCCTCGACCGGCTCGACGAGGCAGACATCCGGACGGGCGGTCGCGCCCTCTTCTACGCGAGCGTCCTCCTTCGGATGAAGTCCGACGACATGCTCGCGGCCGACGACGACGACCCCGAGGACGAACTCGAGCCGTGGGAGCGGGCGTTCGAGGGCGGCGGCGAGATGGCCGGCGAGGGCGCGCCGATCGACGACGGCTTCGACCCCGTGAACGCGCTGGAGGACGAGATGGACCGCCGGTTGGAGCGCAAGAGCACCCGCGGCTCGCCCGAGACGCTGGACGAACTCGTGCGGGAACTTCGCGAGGCCGAGCGGGGCACCTGGTGGAAGGAGTCCAGGGAGTACGACACCAGCGAGTCGCCGACCGGGTTCTCCCGGGGGACGCAGACGCTGGAGTATCGAGGGGCCGAGGACCTCAGACAGGAGGGCGAACCGGACGAGGACGACGTGACCGGGACGACCCACGAGGAGGACATCGAGGCGGTCATCGACGACGTGCGCGCCGCGTTGCACCCGCAGTACGAGCGCGGGCGGGCGGAGGTGCTGTTCCGAGAGGTCGCCGACACCGGTAGCACAGCGGTGATGACGTACCTCGCGATGCTGTTTCTGGCGCACCGCGGCGAGATCACGCTGGAGCAGGACGACCTGTTCGGCGATCTCTGGGTGCGCGACGCCGGCGTCGCCGCCGCGGGCGACGAGGCGATCGCGGACTAAATACCGGTCCCCGATCCGGCTTCGTTACTCGTCCAGATACTCGTCCACGAACAGCCCGACGCGCTCGCGGGTCTCCTCGGGCACGGCCTCGGCGGGCGTGTTGATCGTCCCCTCGAGCGAGCCGTGGGCCTCGCAGTCCATCTCGTCGGGGAAGGTGCGGACGGCTTCCTCGACGGTCTCTTTGATCGCCTCCTCGTTGGCGGCGGCGTTCTCCAGCACCTCCTCCAGCGTCACCTCGGCGTCCTGTTTCCACACGTCGTAGTCGGTGACCCCGGCGACCGTCGCGTACGCCATCTCGGCCTCGCGGGCGAGCTTCGCCTCCGGGATCGCGGTCATGCCCACGAGATCCCAGCCCTGGCTCTTGTAGAACTCCGACTCGGCCTTCGTGGAGTACTGCGGTCCCTCGATGCAGACGTAGGTCCCCTCGTCGACGACGTCGGAGTCGGAGCCGAGGTCGCCGAGCGCGCGCTCGGCCGCGTCGGCGAGGTGGTCGGCCAGCTTCGGCGAGTACGGGCGCGTGAACGGCTGGTGGACGACGATCCCGTCGCCGAAGAAGGAGAGGTCTCGGTGTTTCGTCCGGTCGTAGATCTGGTCGGGGACCACGAGCGTCTGCGGCGACAGCTCCTCCTTCAGTGAGCCGACGGCGTTGCTGGCGATGACGTACTCGACGCCCGCCTGCTTCAGCGCGTGGATGTTCGCCTTGTACGGCAGGTCCGTGGGCGAGCGCTGGTGGTCGGGGCCGTGCCGGGGGAGGAACACGACCTCGCGGCCGGTGTCGCCGAACTCGCCGATCTCCAGGTCCGCGGAGGGCTCGCCGAAGGGAGTGGTGACTGACTCGGTGCGCGTGTTTCGCAGCGGGAGCGCCTCGTAGATCCCGCTGCCGCCGATGAAGCCGATGGTCATTCGTGACTCACGGTTCCGGCGGTTCGGGCTAAAGCGATGTGGATCCGATCGGGAGAGGGATCACCTCGCCGATCGGAACGCGGATCCACACGTCTTTGTACGACGACGAGGGAGAGAACTCGGACCCATGCTACTCGCCGGAACCGTCGTCGCCGACGCCGAGACGGTCATCGAGAACGGCGCGGTCGTCGTCGACGGCGACCGGATCGTCGCCGTCGGCGACGAGGCCGGTCTCCGCGAGCGCTACCCCGACCACGCGCGCCGCGAGTTCGGGATCGTCGCCCCCGGCACCGTCGGCGCGCACGTCCACTCCGTGCAGTCGCTCGGCCGGGGGATCGCCGACGACGCCGCGCTGCTCGACTGGCTGAACGACCACGTGCTGCCGATGGAGGCCGGGCTCGGTGCCGATGGAATGCGACTCGCGGCCGAACTCGGCTACCTGGAGTGCATCGAGTCGGGCGTCACCACCGTGATCGACCACCTGTCGGTCCACCACGCCGACCAGGCGCTGGCGGCGGCCGTCGACTCGGGCATCCGCGCCCGCGCCGGCAAGGTGCTGATGGACACGAACGCCCCCGACGGCCTCAGCCAGGAGACGGAGCGGGCGCTCGCGGAATCGGAGGCCCTGATCTGGAACTACCACGGAGCCGACGACGGCCGGATCCGCTACGCCGTCACCCCGCGGTTCGCCGTCACCTGCACCGACGAGTGTCTGCGCGGCTGTCGCGACCTCGCCGACGCCTACGACGGCGTCCGGATCCACACCCACGCCTCCGAGAACACCGACGAGATCGGCGTCGTCGAGGAGCGTACCGGCAAGCGAAACGTCGCGTACCTCGACGAAGTGGGCCTCACCGGCGAGGACGTGATCCTCGCCCACTGCGTCCACACCGACGAGACGGAACGCGAGATCATCGCCGAAACCGGGACGCACGTGACGCACTGCCCGTCCTCGAACATGAAGCTCGCATCCGGGATCGCGCCCGTCGAGGACTACCTCGCGCGCGGCGTCACCGTCGCCCTCGGCAACGACGGCCCCCCGTGCAACAACACGCTCGACCCCTTCACGGAACTGAAGCAAGCCAGTCTGCTCGCGAAGGTGGACGCGCGCGATCCCACGGCCGTCGACGCCGCCACGGCGTTCCGGATGGCGACCCGAAACGGTGCCGAGGCCGCCGGGTTCGAGGCGGTCGGCGCGCTCCGTGAGGAGTGGAAGGCCGACGTGATCGGCATCGACACGGACCTGACGCGGGCGACGCCGATCCACGACCCCGTGGGCCACCTCGTGTTCGCGGCCCACGGCGACGACGTGGCGTTCACGATGGTCGACGGCGCGGTGCTGTACGACGAGGCCGACGGCGGGCACCGGACGCTCGACGCCGAACGGATCCGTCGCGAGGCGAACGCGTTCGACGTGCCCGGCGTCGACGCCTGAACCGGCCGACCCGGGCCAGCCCGTCAGTTAGTCAGTCAGTCCGCGACCGCTCCGCCTCCGCCGCCTCCACGTGCCCGCGAGTGAACCCGGGTACCTCGTCGTCGCGCTCGATCCGGTGGACGGTGTACCAGTCGACGGCCGCGACCTCGTCGGGCGCGGCCGGGTACGGGTCGCCAGTCTCGTGCTCGGCTAGGCAGACGACGTTCAGACACGGCTCGCCGGTGTCTAACTCGAACACGCCGCTGGTGACGGCCACGACCTCGCCCACCTCGACGGCGACCTCCTCGCGGAGTTCCCGGCGGACGGTGTGTTCAATTGCGTCCGCGTCTCCGGGCTCGGATTCGAGGGTGCCGCCAGGGAGTCCCAGCGTCCCCGGCGCGTGGTCTTCGTCGGCACCGCGCTCGATCAGCAGGTACTCCGGGTCGCCGTCGCTGAGGCGGTACACCGCGGCGTCGACGTTGACGACGTAGCTGTCGACCATACGTCCGCTCCCGACGGACGCGTGAAAGCCGTTCGGTCCCCGTGTTCCGTGATACCACGCGTGAGAAGCGTTCAAGGCCCGCCTTCGCTTCAGAGGAGATATGACCGGTTCCCCCTCCTCAGCGCACGCGTCGGATCTCGTCGAGGGGGATCTCCTCCGACCGATGTTGCGCGTCGCGTGGCCGCTGGTGTTGATCCAGTTGCTGCAGGTCATGTACAACGTCGCGGACACCTTCTGGCTCGGTCGGCTCTCGGCCGACGCCGTCGGCGCGCTCTCGCTGGCGTTCCCGATCGTGTTCCTGTTCATCAGCGTCGGCGGCGGCTTCACCGCCGCGGGGGCGATCCTCGTCGCCCAGCACACCGGCGCGAGCGCCGCCAGTTCCGGCAGCGACCGCGAGGCGGGCAGAGTCGCCGGCACGGCGCTGGGGT
This window encodes:
- a CDS encoding PhzF family phenazine biosynthesis protein; translated protein: MTDSDSNSDADADDASAAGDADGVDRRDAALVDAFTTEPTAGNAAGVVADASGLDAEQMQAIAREFAVSETAFLRPSEAAERRVRYFSPTTEVDLCGHATVAAHARLFETGVIDAGTHTLETNVGVIEITVTDEGRVWMTQNAPTVYEVAVDYDRLGDVLGVDSAAFRDIGADLPVAYASSGLPFLVVPVNFLEHLGDMAPDFDAVESLAEEHDAAGVYAFTFDALGADATLHGRCFVPGSGIDEDPVTGTASGACGAYLDHFAAFSGGDASDAPGTPAGPADADDTPEEMVFEQGHYVDRPGRVRVRATGDRPTVGGDAVTSFAGSVRVPESEDDEIIEV
- a CDS encoding nucleoside deaminase; translation: MTPSLDRLPDRFADLRHEAHVREAIELARSAADRGDDPYGSVLVRASDDEVAMRERNAVVTEDDVRRHPELTLASRAGREFSPAQRADLVMYTSTEPCPMCAGGIAHVGLGAVVHSTSAERAAELYGRDSWLPSEEVYDRLGSDVVAAGPVRPEAGDAVHRDAGGATGAGPDGASDGDG
- a CDS encoding NYN domain-containing protein, translating into MTEIHEDQRVAVLADSQNLYHSAQSVYSRNVDYSKMLEKAVMGRQLTRAIAYVIRADSPDEETFFEALRDIGFETKIKEIKTFGDGSKKADWDVGISLDAVTLADHVDTVVLCTGDADFSRLCSHLRHEGVRVEVVAFEESAAADLKAAADSFIDMSEREDTFLL
- a CDS encoding PUA domain-containing protein, with protein sequence MSGDATLADLRVVADYQFGAGAGEALFPADEDVTVRRSTSGRPRQVTCEAGRIVSYGTDGRFTLGVEGGRRLRASLPHPEYSVVVGDESAPFVRDGKNVFAKFVREVGESVRPRDEVVVVHDDGTVLAVGRAELAAAEMRDFSTGMAVKVRSGVDPE
- a CDS encoding presenilin family intramembrane aspartyl protease PSH, with translation MSRRVTPRVRGALGVGALFLAVQALAVVVAPRLAGTGVSYGDGGDALVPLVAGLVVGTLLSLAVVRYGTARWVVRVVMLVSLSAAMWFATAALLGPVSGAALAVAGGLLAWRVPRPAVRNGVAVVGVAGAAGLFGASLDPAYAAVALVVATAYDAYAVYGSGHMLDMASASADLRVPSMFVVPTDDGYDDRALTVGDADATGSPAATVLGAGDALFPAMLTASLAVAEGGVGGRTVAALLGSLVGVAALQAFVHSRRGVHAGLPFVNGGALAGWLLALAVL
- a CDS encoding presenilin family intramembrane aspartyl protease PSH, whose translation is MNTRAARGVLLAALLFLVVHVGAVSLAPTFDAAGYQTVEDPQDPTNSGLYIGAILVATALMLAAFKYDLDWVVRLVIVASSGALSWYVFSVFLPGTAALVAAGLVSAALLAYPEWYVIDTAGALMGAGAAGLFGISFGLLPAIALLSVLAVYDAISVYGTEHMLDLADGVLDLNIPVVLVIPLEWSYSLLAEGSTEGATEGTDEADREVFFIGLGDAVMPAVMAASAAFWSPAPAFGLPVVPAMGLPSLLSIVGTFLGLGVLLRMVLKGNPHAGLPLLNGGAIGGYLLGSLAAGVPLAEALGVAAYL
- a CDS encoding chromosome segregation protein SMC; the encoded protein is MGNRVDDLEAQVAELQAAVDGLTEELVEAKERISQLERSNAVEADPVEDHNPNAEFVPNESATAGNANGSSTGAADDGRVMADDEDDAQKAARGADGDGAEGADDDADSTDDDSDDIIVA
- the smc gene encoding chromosome segregation protein SMC; the protein is MHITELVLDNFKSFGRPTRIPFYEDFTVITGPNGSGKSNIIDGVLFALGLARTRGIRAEKLTDLIYNPGFEDDEGPSGDREASVEVVLDNADGTLDRSQVVSAAGSDDIGDHEEITIKRRVKETDDNYYSYYYLNGRSVNLSDIQDLLAQAGITPEGYNVVMQGDVTDIINMTPHERRGIIDEIAGVAEFDAKKEDAFGELETVEERIDEADLRIEEKEERLDQLADERETALQYQDLRDEKQEYEGYLKAAELEEKRADLEETRESMASREDELEELRAELDERQARVDDFESDLDEINREIERKGEDEQIAIKSEIEEIKGEVSRLEGKIENQRERVEEAEGERREAFVAIDKKDEEIDELESDIRETKVEKANVKSTLTSKRTDLADVQAEIDSVDTEFDELKADLAEKKETLEELRSEKNELQREKDRLLDDARRRSNEIGDTEEELQETREAIPDLNERVSNLHSELDKAEKNKVNIDGVIEDLRGEKEEYQDELEEVDAEIREMQQEYSKLEARADDSGDTSWPRAVTEVKNAQFSGVHGPVGELASVPGEYATACETAAGGRLANVVVDDDGVGSDCIDYLKQRNAGRATFLPITEMDERGLPSLPNDPGVVDFARNLVDYDAEYEGIFSYVLGSTLVVEDMDTARHLMGNYRMVTLDGDLVEKSGAMTGGSGGGSRYSFSKSGKGKLERVAEAIHELEDERQRIKSEIADVDDDLEDARSRASDAAEKVRDIESDIDRVEEQLETKEERVGELEDRLEELREERESVDEEMTALDGEIEEADEEIASIEADIEELEAELADSKIPELSAEADEIRAEIDDLEERMDDLDGELNQLQLEKQYAEEAVDDLHDTVEEAQSKKADAEEQIDEYEEQIAEKESTLEEKRDAIAELEDELADLKEEREGVKESLREAKAERDDQENEVERVVSTLESLRETAERLEWEIDSLEEQVGSYDPEEIPDHDTVESEIDRLQEAMEELEPVNMLAIDEYDDVQADLDDLRERRDVLVDEREAIEERIDRFESQKRATFMDAYEAIDEQFTEIFQRLSAGTGELVLEDPEDPFEGGLTMKAQPGDKPIQRLDAMSGGEKSLTALAFIFAIQRHNPAPFYALDEIDAFLDAVNAERVGEMVHDLAGEAQFVVVSHRSALLERSERAIGVTMQSDNVSAVTGIQLGEDGEPVPEVQADD